One stretch of Nitrospirae bacterium YQR-1 DNA includes these proteins:
- the flgB gene encoding flagellar basal body rod protein FlgB — protein sequence MDEGVVTLNTLMDYTTMRQKVLSSNIANSDTPGYRAKELDFSAFFNKAKLKLVATKAAHYEDGLYPGRDGAVIDENTLFWGDKNNVELDMEVAKMTENGLLYQGATKLISTKYKMYKSAAKRTQ from the coding sequence ATGGATGAAGGTGTAGTTACACTAAATACTTTAATGGATTACACGACAATGAGACAGAAGGTTTTGTCGTCTAATATAGCCAATTCCGATACACCCGGTTACAGGGCAAAGGAGCTGGACTTCAGTGCTTTTTTCAATAAGGCAAAGTTAAAACTGGTTGCAACAAAAGCGGCGCATTATGAAGATGGCTTGTATCCTGGGCGCGATGGGGCGGTGATAGATGAAAACACCCTCTTCTGGGGTGATAAAAATAATGTGGAACTTGATATGGAAGTGGCAAAAATGACTGAAAATGGTTTATTATACCAAGGAGCAACTAAGTTGATTTCTACAAAGTACAAAATGTATAAATCGGCAGCGAAGAGGACGCAATAG
- the flgC gene encoding flagellar basal body rod protein FlgC, with protein sequence MEVFGVFKVSASALAAQRERMNVIASNLANIHTTQTQEGGPYKRRDVVFQTTLMEQDVRSHSNGVRVAEIYEDPHPPMMVYDPSHPDADERGYVAMPNINVVEEMVNMMMTTRAYEANVSAFNVSKSMFLKTLEIGR encoded by the coding sequence ATGGAAGTGTTCGGAGTTTTTAAAGTAAGCGCATCAGCCCTTGCAGCGCAGCGTGAGCGTATGAACGTGATAGCCTCCAACCTGGCTAACATTCACACGACACAAACACAAGAGGGCGGTCCCTACAAGAGACGGGACGTTGTGTTTCAAACTACTTTAATGGAACAGGACGTGCGGAGCCATTCAAACGGAGTCAGAGTGGCGGAAATATATGAGGACCCTCATCCACCTATGATGGTCTATGACCCGTCACACCCCGATGCCGATGAACGGGGTTACGTGGCTATGCCAAACATTAATGTGGTGGAGGAGATGGTCAACATGATGATGACCACCAGAGCCTACGAGGCTAATGTCTCTGCATTTAATGTCTCTAAAAGTATGTTTTTGAAAACTTTGGAAATCGGGAGGTAA
- the fliE gene encoding flagellar hook-basal body complex protein FliE, with translation MADLNKVSGVNFAQELKKQTPVDQGGGGGFDIVLKDALTKVNNIQKEADKAIDDLASGGDINNAVLAMEKADLSFQIMQEVRNKLLNAYEEVMRMQV, from the coding sequence ATGGCTGATCTTAATAAGGTTTCCGGAGTAAATTTTGCACAAGAACTTAAGAAGCAAACACCGGTTGACCAGGGCGGCGGCGGAGGATTTGATATTGTTTTAAAAGATGCCCTGACAAAGGTAAACAATATCCAAAAGGAAGCGGATAAGGCTATTGATGACCTTGCCTCCGGAGGTGATATTAATAATGCTGTACTTGCTATGGAAAAAGCCGATCTGTCCTTTCAGATAATGCAAGAGGTGAGGAATAAGCTTCTTAACGCCTACGAAGAGGTTATGAGGATGCAAGTATAG
- the fliF gene encoding flagellar M-ring protein FliF, which produces MVDVAGIIDKLKKWPNKKKALMAGGVVMGLATIILLFAWSQKVPYQVLFSNLAEPDAGKIVAKLKELKIPYNVTQNSIMVPQEKVHELRIQLATQGLPQGSGVGFEIFDKTDFQATDFVQKLNYRRALEGELARTIASLGEIQKAKVHLAVPEKSLFVKDKELPTASVVVTLKPNKALTQEQIQGIVHLVSSSVEGLILNNITVLNDKGELLTRPTDEMIGLTATQLEYQRKYEKEMQDRIGEILGPVVGREKVKARVTVELDFAKTEKTEEKYDPEGSVVRSEQSMKEKSVTTSPGGIPGVQSNLPGKVPYQGGGMQTSMQKQSDTTNYEISKVTSHVVGPYGSVKRISAAVLVDGVFKEKKEPAKDKKKKTEPVMEYVPRTEEELKQYGDLVKKAIGYIDKRGDEVTVINMPFDGIPKEEPPKRDYVKDSVLLAKYLAPVLLALLFIIFVVRPVIKSLTAPPPAPDLPRLKPMPELIEKQPRAPGPPPEPEREREVSMPPEDEIGVLEDLNDWARWVQDNPNQASQIVREWMEHEEA; this is translated from the coding sequence ATGGTTGATGTTGCAGGTATTATTGACAAACTAAAGAAGTGGCCGAACAAGAAGAAGGCCCTGATGGCAGGCGGTGTTGTTATGGGCCTGGCCACTATAATATTGTTGTTTGCATGGTCTCAAAAAGTGCCCTACCAGGTGTTGTTTTCAAATTTAGCCGAGCCGGATGCCGGGAAAATCGTAGCCAAGCTGAAAGAACTTAAAATTCCCTACAATGTTACTCAAAACAGCATAATGGTTCCTCAGGAAAAAGTCCATGAGCTCAGAATTCAGCTTGCCACACAGGGGCTTCCACAGGGCAGTGGCGTAGGGTTTGAGATTTTTGATAAAACCGATTTTCAGGCTACTGATTTTGTCCAGAAGTTAAACTACAGGAGAGCGCTTGAGGGCGAGCTGGCAAGAACTATCGCCTCCCTTGGTGAGATACAAAAGGCAAAAGTCCATCTTGCCGTACCGGAGAAATCTCTTTTTGTTAAAGACAAGGAACTACCTACCGCCTCTGTCGTTGTAACCCTGAAACCGAACAAGGCACTTACGCAGGAGCAGATACAGGGCATAGTGCATCTTGTTTCCAGCAGCGTTGAGGGGCTTATATTAAATAACATTACCGTACTTAACGACAAAGGGGAGCTTCTGACACGTCCAACCGATGAAATGATAGGCCTTACAGCCACGCAGCTGGAGTACCAGCGTAAGTATGAAAAGGAAATGCAGGACCGGATAGGTGAGATACTGGGGCCTGTGGTTGGAAGGGAAAAGGTTAAGGCCCGTGTCACTGTGGAGCTTGATTTTGCAAAAACAGAAAAAACCGAGGAGAAATACGACCCTGAGGGAAGTGTAGTAAGAAGTGAGCAGTCTATGAAAGAAAAATCTGTCACTACCAGTCCAGGGGGAATTCCAGGTGTGCAGTCCAATCTTCCTGGAAAAGTTCCATATCAGGGGGGTGGAATGCAGACCTCAATGCAAAAACAAAGTGATACGACTAATTACGAAATATCTAAGGTTACAAGCCATGTTGTGGGCCCCTATGGGAGTGTAAAGAGAATTTCAGCGGCGGTGTTGGTTGACGGTGTGTTTAAAGAAAAGAAGGAACCGGCAAAAGATAAAAAGAAAAAAACAGAGCCTGTGATGGAATATGTGCCAAGGACTGAAGAGGAGTTAAAGCAGTACGGGGATTTGGTTAAAAAGGCAATAGGCTATATTGATAAACGCGGCGATGAGGTGACTGTAATAAATATGCCATTTGACGGGATTCCCAAAGAGGAGCCGCCAAAGCGTGATTATGTCAAAGACAGTGTGTTGCTTGCAAAGTATCTGGCGCCTGTGCTGCTTGCGTTGCTTTTTATAATTTTTGTAGTGCGTCCGGTTATAAAGTCTTTGACGGCACCGCCTCCGGCTCCTGATTTACCAAGATTAAAACCGATGCCGGAGCTTATTGAAAAACAACCGAGAGCGCCCGGACCACCGCCGGAGCCGGAAAGGGAGCGTGAGGTGTCAATGCCTCCTGAGGATGAGATAGGGGTACTGGAGGATCTCAACGACTGGGCCAGATGGGTACAGGATAACCCTAATCAGGCTTCACAGATAGTAAGAGAATGGATGGAGCACGAGGAGGCTTAA
- the fliG gene encoding flagellar motor switch protein FliG has product MAVQLTGFEKAAIFLTAIGEDAAAEIMKNLDMKEIGKIASVMTKIKSLKEDEVKAVFKEASKKIEKGEVYIGGNDYVKNMLIKGLDEKTAKKIMEKAAIEATLENLKKVDAKKLTNFLLTEHPQTIALILSLLDPGQAAIVLQTMPKSLKVDVAMRMATTEGIPMDAIEEIEDVLKSELDLERGEGIKVGGVKKVAQILNSIDKATEELILENIESHDYELADAIRQFMFVFEDLTRLDDRGIQMVLKEVSTEDLSLALKTASEGLKEKVFKNMSKRAAEILKDEMESKGPVRVSEVEKSQQNIIKIARKLSEEGKIILPGSSEEEQLV; this is encoded by the coding sequence ATGGCAGTGCAATTGACCGGCTTTGAGAAAGCTGCAATATTTTTAACCGCTATAGGTGAGGATGCCGCCGCCGAGATTATGAAAAATCTCGATATGAAAGAGATAGGCAAAATCGCCAGCGTTATGACAAAAATCAAGTCACTGAAGGAAGATGAGGTGAAGGCTGTTTTTAAAGAAGCCTCTAAAAAGATAGAAAAGGGCGAGGTATATATAGGCGGCAACGATTATGTAAAGAACATGCTGATTAAAGGACTGGACGAGAAAACCGCCAAAAAGATAATGGAAAAGGCAGCTATCGAGGCCACTCTTGAAAACCTCAAGAAGGTGGATGCTAAAAAACTGACCAACTTCCTTCTTACAGAGCATCCACAGACGATAGCTCTGATTCTGAGTTTGCTTGACCCCGGACAGGCTGCCATTGTGCTGCAGACAATGCCGAAGTCATTAAAGGTGGATGTGGCAATGCGAATGGCTACTACGGAGGGTATCCCGATGGATGCCATTGAAGAGATTGAGGATGTGTTAAAGAGTGAGCTTGACCTTGAGCGCGGCGAGGGTATAAAGGTCGGCGGTGTTAAGAAGGTCGCACAGATACTGAACTCCATAGATAAGGCAACCGAGGAGTTGATTCTTGAAAACATAGAAAGCCATGACTATGAACTTGCAGATGCTATCAGGCAGTTCATGTTTGTCTTTGAGGACCTCACAAGGCTTGATGACAGAGGCATTCAGATGGTACTTAAAGAGGTTAGCACCGAGGATCTTTCCCTGGCCCTTAAAACTGCATCAGAAGGACTTAAGGAGAAGGTCTTTAAGAATATGTCCAAGAGAGCCGCCGAGATTCTAAAAGATGAGATGGAATCTAAGGGGCCGGTGAGGGTCTCCGAGGTTGAAAAATCTCAGCAAAATATAATCAAGATAGCCAGAAAACTCAGTGAAGAGGGTAAGATAATTCTGCCTGGAAGCTCTGAGGAAGAACAGCTTGTATAG